The following are encoded in a window of Plasmodium cynomolgi strain B DNA, chromosome 4, whole genome shotgun sequence genomic DNA:
- a CDS encoding hypothetical protein (putative) has translation MENNQFAYILRSQIQDIFAECSVSNEKGRLQNGDSSVGVPTREDAPHKQMNFPKGKNKIEKDGSNRHENTGWSGRRRESNLKREEESIFGHDGKTLMVQSYTSLLYEHCEDKVNVVLANRTMSEGRIEMQISGEGESFILPCTLAGNILSSFSPQLEKGVYNLFFFINKERMYSKLLSCGVEKLSKDMPCLPLHVIEISNFGHVAYCRGINKLPPYNIRVNNHVHTNKGLLKLHDLMYKQYSQMANREGTRDGMVSLGTDYQLHTNSDRHFYDFLSAYKEAYINHHPYVNGKKDKNKKLYKNNINFLSALISDNHLEQRRIPTLYKKLLYDHCSYRDKVAIMRYHSHLPQGGYSSGGLLSAHVFAMDQLGGTYSVFAFDLAMAGVEKGAHRGARKAVQGAISKGTPPAWTRDPPVSSLLRFSCDQDGCADMRQWSYVETIHCRKNDVARKFYLSKGGKWGANVECPLQCPLQCPAECPVPVELINNKNAFKKYSPGIRLSDRISLFFEAWDCDILPVGPFLPSTDCNMHYEK, from the coding sequence ATGGAAAACAACCAATTTGCGTACATCTTAAGGAGCCAAATTCAAGACATCTTCGCAGAGTGTAGTGTTTCCAACGAAAAGGGGAGGTTACAAAATGGTGACTCTTCTGTGGGTGTCCCCACGCGGGAGGATGCTCCACACAAACAGATGAACTTCCCcaaggggaagaacaaaatagagAAGGATGGTTCGAATCGACATGAGAACACAGGATGGAGCGGTAGAAGACGGGAGAGCAATCTGAAGAGGGAGGAAGAGTCCATTTTTGGACATGATGGGAAAACCCTAATGGTGCAAAGCTATACATCTCTACTATATGAACACTGTGAAGACAAAGTAAACGTGGTGTTAGCGAACAGAACGATGAGTGAGGGAAGGATAGAAATGCAGATAAgcggagaaggggaaagctTTATCCTGCCCTGCACATTGGCTGGAAATATATTAAGCTCGTTTTCACCCCAACTTGAGAAGGGAgtttacaatttatttttttttatcaacaaAGAAAGGATGTACTCGAAATTGTTGTCCTGTGGAGTAGAGAAGCTAAGCAAAGACATGCCATGTCTCCCTCTGCACGTGATCGAAATAAGCAATTTTGGTCATGTGGCTTATTGTAGAGGGATAAACAAACTACCTCCCTACAACATCCGTGTAAACAACCACGTGCACACAAATAAGGGGCTCCTAAAATTGCATGACCTTATGTACAAGCAGTATAGTCAGATGGCTAATCGGGAAGGAACTCGCGATGGAATGGTATCCCTGGGGACGGACTATCAACTCCACACCAACAGCGAtcgccatttttatgatttccTTTCCGCGTACAAGGAGGCATACATCAACCATCATCCATACGtaaatgggaagaaggacaaaaacaaaaagctgtacaaaaataacatcaaTTTTCTTTCTGCGTTAATTTCTGATAACCATTTGGAGCAACGTAGAATCCCCAcgttgtacaaaaaattattatatgacCACTGCTCCTATCGAGATAAAGTAGCTATTATGCGTTACCACTCGCATCTTCCTCAGGGGGGCTACTCCTCCGGGGGTCTCCTCTCTGCGCATGTCTTTGCCATGGATCAGTTGGGGGGCACGTACTCCGTTTTCGCCTTCGACTTGGCAATGGCAGGGGTGGAGAAGGGTGCACACAGGGGAGCGCGCAAGGCGGTACAAGGAGCCATTTCTAAAGGAACTCCCCCTGCCTGGACGAGGGACCCACCGGTGAGCTCGCTCCTCCGGTTCAGTTGCGACCAAGATGGCTGCGCAGATATGCGTCAGTGGAGCTACGTGGAGACCATCCACTGTCGAAAGAATGACGTGGCAAGGAAATTCTACTTgtccaagggggggaagtgggGAGCGAACGTGGAGTGTCCCCTGCAGTGCCCCCTTCAGTGCCCCGCTGAATGCCCCGTGCCCGTCGAACTAATCAACAACAAGAATGCCTTCAAAAAGTACTCCCCGGGAATCCGCCTTTCGGATCGCATCAGCCTATTCTTCGAAGCCTGGGATTGCGACATATTACCAGTTGGGCCGTTCCTACCGTCCACGGATTGCAACATGCACTATGAAAAG
- a CDS encoding hypothetical protein (putative), which produces MSFLSSPSTNHMITNLTKRTNEFQSKIDSILNKISTESLPFQKKSFICCVNCFDTYNTDFETIGKCVNNCQKGTEHFVQVVQNEMQNLQNNLQSCQQSCFYKYSPNYAKSNANIDGPTIEKEMEGCVVKCFDKHEPMLPEISDRLHKTLKEEMK; this is translated from the exons ATGTCGTTCCTCAGTAGCCCCTCGACCAACCACATGATAACCAATCTAACCAAAAGGACAAATGAATTTCAATCCAAAATAGATAGCATACTTAACAAAATAAGCACGGAAAGCTTGCCCTTCCAGAAGAAGTCCTTCATTTGCTGTGTGAACTGCTTCGACACATACAACACGGACTTCGAGACCATCGGCAAGTGCGTGAACAACTGTCAGAAGGGGACGGAGCACTTCGTGCAGGTCGTCCAAAATGAGATGCAAAACTTGCAGAACAATTTGCAGTCATGCCAGCAG TCCTGCTTCTACAAGTACTCCCCCAATTATGCCAAGAGCAACGCTAACATAGACGGCCCAACCatcgaaaaagaaatggaggGGTGCGTGGTCAAGTGCTTCGACAAGCATGAACCCATGCTGCCGGAAATATCCGACCGCCTGCACAAGACGCTGAAGGAGGAGATGAAGTGA
- a CDS encoding hypothetical protein (putative): MTRYNSCSDFQYISENVLCFLQGSCICLLNLVNNERKFLFISCCETVGEVRFELAAGQGRRGANVAVGLTTGVAMKGETNGRANGERNGETNGETNGEPNEQTNGGTGNVEGRHSPHPVRKISCSEKEHAMAVVIHRASGDLLCYLVFDEANGLNSFEVHLTHRVGETIKDVTLGDGQVYLLLKRRLGSPLQEGALSGRDNTEELSGELGSKLSSYELGSKLSSYELGSKLSSDEDYLICALKLASNKKEDPEVIATHRSSSGFKKMMVCPYDGKKIILVSKRSVFFVATSNEQISKVKVTTMAKELFFNSPIVATSWLDFHVFTVCLSNNEILFYDLSTNSRHLPRLRCHNSYSRICSIFYQPEYLFIAFATKEIVCFRVNYGALPPAAFRKVTPVEENYVSTKCLFQKRKENRKEEENRKEEENRKEEENRKEEENRKEEENRKGEENRKAEEKPNELLNNRRKPRKQCRTTFESILNEIKKVENKINDKGFELLDESEGEGRVDDEHAWDTVAFAECIAGCGSEMNGYPSSRDDYTNTCSSREDNPTNKGTTSKRAHRKNDLSQMRKKRKANFAKLHYDEDNLANIFIPISVVNLERYLTHRISNLCLQKGNLLIQLENGLSYYTTTFNRKKMCAAEDSSFYLCGHTALHKIKDLRVCTRKQLFTLDEARMLKWHSLENNELNIFCTGRRIKWFDVLSMMGECNCLFVSLTDGSFFFINLMSCKILLYGSVRRHLGGAITGRRGSGGSSGSSGSSGSSGPRGSGRPSGGHRGRRCIECGVFNKVNEHIFNGYFKVCGSLLFFFLIYSVSHQKLFIYFVHEVLVGRLLARVCDEGGGGEKGGDEKGGDENKGDEKGRDENKGDEGGSQSCETAPLLLSLSTHKHSDVNADLDRSSQRDCDYACLLTATGNLRNFYLLFVQLIKKETIIMRKKNWDTNVRVFYWKVPHKNVVYGKVIGSYLVLVDFDMNFHFFYMNRVTLGEASPGHSNEVTSPLSRKKKSFLRRLKRVKESRREGMHDPNDEENSFEEFILKRRRRRKAFRPNGVNEDSETQSNQQPNGEEKYRGAQLFRINLGEEDLHIDLSHTGRVQFINERMEQNAGHVCSFHIVTDSNTVVTFSFDSAAYPLGMVKGPEVQVSSIRGTERINFFHPVDMKSGTYNLFLTKERYFCLEGAPCFPGMAPRGDQVGGGHERGGHERGDHERGGHERGDHERGDHERGGHERGDHERGGHERGRPLQDKHVGGDQPNPRALTNGDPSLEVICQKDIDPTMQATLAKVSEGSSSYPSDVNFFLRQPSVVFLKVYSSALRKRLRDKGGKTFQERVSMEWGVAKGGHRSGATKEAHAGDDKVTSSGAATSANAADSIDAIPFTDAPRRTNFFFDNETTIFTFLNENEYRLSLEECLKNYKNKLYLSTLHAKRKEEREQIDKLRKQLKELITQNENSSSSIKLDRKNFFFDKKIINESEILINEFEKIKKI; encoded by the exons ATGACGCGTTACAATTCGTGTTCCGACTTTCAATACATCAGCGAGAATGTTCTTTGCTTTTTGCAAGGTAGTTGTATTTGTCTACTTAACCTTGTAAACAATGAgaggaaatttttgttcatttcgtgCTGTGAGACCGTTGGGGAAGTTCGCTTCGAGTTGGCGGCGGGCCAGGGAAGAAGAGGCGCGAACGTAGCAGTGGGCCTCACCACAGGGGTTGCCATGAAGGGAGAAACGAACGGAAGAGCGAACGGGGAAAGGAACGGAGAAACCAACGGAGAAACCAACGGAGAACCCaacgaacaaacgaacgGTGGCACAGGCAACGTGGAGGGCAGGCACAGCCCACACCCCGTGAGGAAAATCTCCTGCAGTGAAAAGGAGCATGCCATGGCAGTGGTCATACATAGAGCCTCCGGCGATTTGCTGTGCTACCTCGTATTCGATGAGGCGAATGGGTTAAACTCCTTCGAGGTGCACTTAACACACAGAGTTGGGGAAACCATAAAAGACGTAACACTGGGGGATGGCCAGGTGTACCTCCTACTGAAGAGGCGCCTTGGTTCCCCCTTGCAGGAGGGGGCGCTGTCTGGAAGGGATAACACCGAGGAGTTAAGCGGCGAGTTGGGCAGCAAGCTATCCTCCTACGAGTTGGGGAGCAAGCTATCCTCCTACGAGTTGGGGAGCAAGCTATCCAGCGACGAGGATTACCTCATCTGTGCCCTCAAGTTGGCtagcaacaaaaaagaagacccGGAAGTAATCGCCACGCACAGGTCTTCATcgggatttaaaaaaatgatggtgTGTCCCTACgatgggaagaaaataattttggtGTCAAAAAGGAGTGTCTTCTTTGTGGCCACCTCAAATGAGCAGATTTCAAAAGTAAAAGTAACCACCATGGCGAAGGAACTCTTCTTTAACAGTCCCATTGTAGCAACTTCGTGGCTAGACTTCCACGTCTTCACCGTCTGCCTCTCTAATAATGagatccttttttatgacctGTCCACCAATTCTAGGCACCTGCCCCGACTGAGGTGCCACAACAGCTACTCGAGAAtctgctccattttttaccaGCCCGAGTATCTCTTCATCGCGTTCGCAACGAAGGAAATTGTTTGCTTCCGCGTGAACTACGGCGCGCTTCCCCCGGCCGCCTTTCGCAAG GTAACCCCCGTAGAAGAAAACTACGTGAGTACCAAGTGCTTATTTCaaaagagaaaggaaaaccggaaggaggaggagaaccggaaggaggaagagaaccggaaggaggaggagaaccggaaggaggaggagaaccggaaggaggaggagaaccggaagggggaggaaaaccGGAAGGCAGAGGAAAAGCCAAACGAACTTCTCAACAACAGGAGGAAGCCTCGCAAGCAGTGTAGAACCACCTTCGAATCCATAttaaacgaaattaaaaaggtggaaaataaaataaatgacaaaGGGTTTGAGTTGTTGGACGAGTCGGAGGGGGAAGGGAGAGTCGACGATGAGCACGCATGGGACACCGTGGCCTTCGCTGAGTGCATCGCTGGTTGTGGCAGCGAGATGAATGGCTACCCCAGCTCGAGGGACGATTATACCAATACATGTTCTTCTAGAGAGGATAATCCTACCAACAAGGGAACCACCTCCAAACGAGCACACCGAAAGAATGACCTCTCCCAGATGCGGAAGAAACGGAAGGCCAACTTTGCTAAGCTGCACTATGATGAGGATAACCTTGCAAATATCTTTATCCCCATCTCGGTCGTCAATTTGGAAAGGTACCTAACACACAGGATAAGTAATCTCTGcctgcaaaaagggaatttaCTCATTCAGCTTGAAAATGGACTCTCATATTACACCACAACttttaatagaaaaaaaatgtgtgcagcTGAGGATTCGAGCTTCTACCTTTGTGGACACACTGCTCtacacaaaataaaggacCTTAGAGTGTGCACCAGAAAGCAGCTGTTCACTTTGGATGAAGCTAGAATGCTCAAATGGCACTCTCTTGAAAACAACGAATTGAATATTTTCTGCACTGGTAGGAGAATTAAATGGTTTGATGTTCTTTCCATGATGGGGGAATGCAACTGCTTGTTTGTGTCCCTTACGgatggttcctttttttttatcaacctAATGAGTTGCAAGATTTTGCTCTACGGGAGTGTGAGGCGGCACCTGGGGGGTGCAATTACTGGAAGACGCGGATCAGGCGGATCGAGTGGATCGAGCGGATCGAGCGGATCAAGCGGACCAAGAGGATCAGGCAGACCAAGCGGGGGCCACCGTGGAAGGCGGTGCATCGAGTGCGGCGTCTTCAATAAGGTAAATGAGCACATTTTTAATGGCTACTTCAAGGTGTGCGGGTCgcttctcttcttctttttgattTACTCCGTGTCGCACCAGAAGCTGTTCATTTACTTCGTGCATGAGGTGTTGGTAGGGAGGCTGCTCGCGCGGGTGTGCGatgaggggggaggaggtgaaaaggggggggatgaaaagggaggagatgaaaataaaggagatgaaaagggaagagatgaaaataaaggagaTGAAGGCGGCTCTCAAAGCTGCGAGACGGCCCCACTACTGCTGAGCCTCTCAACGCACAAACACTCCGACGTGAACGCCGACTTGGATCGCAGCTCCCAGCGCGACTGTGACTACGCCTGCCTCTTAACGGCCACCGGGAACCTACGCAACTTCTACCTCCTCTTCGTGCAACTGATAAAGAAGGAGACCATAatcatgagaaaaaaaaattgggacaCCAACGTGCGAGTCTTCTATTGGAAGGTGCCTCACAAGAATGTCGTGTATGGGAAGGTCATTGGCAGTTACCTAGTCCTCGTTGATTTCGATAtgaatttccattttttttacatgaacaGAGTCACATTGGGGGAAGCCTCCCCAGGACACTCAAACGAGGTTACATCTCCACTCtccaggaagaagaagtccTTTCTCAGAAGGTTGAAAAGAGTCAAGGAGAGTAGACGTGAAGGTATGCATGAcccaaatgatgaagaaaattccttcgaagaatttattttgaagaGACGCAGAAGGAGGAAGGCATTTCGTCCAAATGGGGTCAACGAAGATTCGGAGACCCAATCAAATCAACaaccaaatggagaagaaaaatatcgtGGTGCTCAACTATTTCGGATAAACTTAGGGGAAGAAGATCTACACATTGATCTGAGTCATACGGGGAGGGTTCAGTTTATTAACGAACGGATGGAACAGAATGCTGGACATGTCTGCAGCTTCCACATCGTTACGGACTCGAACACTGTTGTTACCTTCTCCTTTGACAGTGCTGCATACCCACTTGGGATGGTGAAGGGGCCTGAGGTGCAGGTCTCCTCTATCAGAGGAACGGAAAGGATTAACTTCTTTCACCCGGTAGACATGAAAAGTGGGACATACAATTTGTTCTTGACCAAGGAGAGGTACTTCTGTTTGGAGGGCGCGCCGTGTTTCCCCGGAATGGCACCCCGGGGTGATCAGGTGGGAGGTGGCCACGAACGAGGCGGTCACGAACGAGGCGATCACGAACGAGGCGGTCACGAACGAGGCGATCACGAACGAGGCGATCACGAACGAGGCGGTCACGAACGAGGCGATCACGAACGAGGCGGTCACGAACGAGGCAGACCACTGCAAGACAAGCATGTGGGTGGAGATCAACCCAACCCGCGAGCACTAACCAATGGGGACCCCTCCCTCGAAGTAATATGCCAAAAGGACATCGACCCAACTATGCAAGCCACCTTGGCGAAGGTAAGTGAAGGGTCCTCCTCCTACCCAAGTGacgtgaatttttttttgaggcaACCCAGTGTGgtgtttttaaaagtgtACAGCAGCGCCCTGAGGAAGCGCCTGCGcgacaagggggggaaaacgTTTCAGGAGAGGGTGTCAATGGAGTGGGGGGTGGCGAAGGGGGGTCACCGAAGTGGTGCAACAAAAGAGGCGCACGCTGGTGATGATAAAGTTACGTCTTCCGGGGCAGCCACTTCAGCGAATGCTGCTGATTCTATCGACGCTATCCCTTTCACTGACGCGCCGCGGCGAACgaatttcttcttcgacAACGAAACGACCATCTTCACCTTCCTAAACGAAAACGAATACCGCCTCTCCCTGGAGGAGTGCCtaaagaattacaaaaacaaGCTCTACCTGAGTACACTCCACGCgaagaggaaggaagaaagagaGCAAATAGACAAGCTCCGAAAACAGCTGAAGGAACTAATCACCCAAAACGAAAACAGCAGCAGTAGTATCAAATTGGAcagaaaaaacttttttttcgacaaaaaaattattaacgagtcagaaattttaatcaatgaatttgaaaaaataaaaaaaatttga
- a CDS encoding hypothetical protein (putative), translated as MPKCSILYTNRSLAYFKIGSFQESLEDALKAKELDKDNLKSYYRICEAYNALKDEENYKKYERLYREKKSSKGGYTKKDGEMTHSREKRIDNDSPTSGSPLLKETASGMTKQKGIKKSDELMHLGETDHTNRFVFMNQPEIKDGVSNFSFEKKKYRNNFLIEEVYDFDVNRKGKKDLTNGDTPKKKTGNTSKNGALADGGSQKKPLVDTADLLHDVELFVDLFGDLFGDLFGDLFGDTSMHPMSIISVPIEKETKKGKMCYYHNFDFKTLKGKADELFAEKKFDRTRNILLHSAQQQKRLPRRNEENSERPLRCEQDAQEDIKRSRDAEAPSPGAYEQTVAFLPTDMEVYKDPKGIYSQAHKLVLKLLFRYVKFSHLYRKNGFKVPSLHQ; from the exons ATGCCAAAGTGCTCTATCCTTTACACGAACAGGTCCTTGGCTTATTTCAA AATCGGGTCCTTCCAGGAGAGTCTCGAAGATGCTCTCAAAGCCAAGGAGCTAGACAAAGACAATCTGAAAAGCTACTATCGAATTTGCGAAGCGTACAATGCATTGAAGGACGaagaaaattacaagaaATATGAAAGACTGTacagggagaagaaaagtaGCAAGGGGGGATATACGAAGAAGGACGGAGAGATGACTCATTCTCGGGAAAAACGAATAGATAATGATTCCCCTACGAGTGGGAGTCCACTCCTGAAGGAAACAGCCTCAGGAATGACGAAGCAGAAGGGAATCAAAAAAAGCGACGAGCTAATGCACCTTGGCGAAACGGACCACACGAACAGATTTGTCTTTATGAATCAACCCGAGATAAAAGACGGAGTATCTAATTTctcatttgaaaaaaaaaaatacagaaataATTTCCTCATAGAAGAAGTCTACGATTTTGACGTGAAcaggaaagggaagaaggacCTCACCAATGGAGACAcgccgaaaaaaaaaacaggcaaCACTTCGAAGAACGGTGCTCTTGCTGATGGGGGCTCCCAGAAGAAGCCCCTAGTGGACACAGCTGACCTCCTTCACGATGTCGAACTGTTTGTAGACCTCTTTGGAGACCTCTTTGGAGACCTCTTTGGAGACCTCTTTGGAGACACATCCATGCACCCCATGTCAATCATTTCTGTTCCCattgaaaaggaaacaaaaaaaggaaaaatgtgTTATTACCATAATTTCGATTTTAAAACTTTGAAAGGGAAAGCAGACGAGCTTTTCGCGGAGAAGAAATTCGAC CGAACGCGGAATATACTACTGCACAGTGCTCAGCAACAGAAGCGCCTGCCACgtcgaaatgaagaaaattcgGAGCGCCCTCTGCGATGTGAGCAAGACGCTCA AGAGGATATAAAGCGCTCCAGGGATGCAGAGGCCCCCTCACCCGGTGCATACGAACAGACGGTAGCATTCCTTCCAACAGACATGGAGGTTTATAAAGACCCCAAGGGAATCTACTCCCAGGCACACAAACTGGTACTAAAGCTACTATTCAGATATGTGAAATTTTCACACttgtatagaaaaaatgggttcaaGGTTCCGTCTCTCCATCAG
- a CDS encoding serine/threonine protein kinase (putative) translates to MREILRRHDKVTPLEKREKGGQCFVNDYRVVRTVKEDKLSKVILCERGGNLYAIKKYKKKGTYEFMPPEFFSSGKCYSGEKVDIWSLGISLYALFYRVIPFVQKESLLQLFQDIGRGHVQYPLDRNYFLNEYTKKEVPSCVPSLLSTDIDFLKNLLRRDPGERPTSEEALKHEWLKDVDYACLEQYAKETYKKRTKL, encoded by the exons ATGCGGGAGATTCTGAGGCGGCACGATAAAGTCACTCCACTGGAGAAGAGAGAGAAGGGAGGTCAGTGCTTCGTGAACGATTACCGTGTTGTGCGCACGGTCAAGGAAG ACAAACTGAGTAAAGTAATTTTATGCGAGCGAGGGGGAAACCTTTacgcgataaaaaaatacaaaaaaaag GGAACCTACGAATTCATGCCGCCTGAGTTCTTCTCCAGCGGAAAGTGCTACTCCGGTGAGAAGGTAGACATATGGAGTCTGGGCATCTCCCTCTACGCCCTGTTCTACCGCGTTATCCCATTCGTCCAGAAGGAGTCCCTGCTTCAGTTATTCCAAGACATAGGCAGAGGGCACGTGCAGTATCCCCTCGataggaattattttttaaatgaatacacGAAAAAAGAGGTGCCTTCCTGTGTCCCCAGTTTGTTAAGCACGGACATtgattttttgaaaaatcttTTGAGGAGGGATCCAGGGGAGAGACCCACATCGGAAGAGGCACTC AAACACGAATGGCTAAAGGATGTCGACTACGCCTGTCTAGAGCAATACGCAAAGGAAACCTATAAGAAAAGGACGAAGTTATAG
- a CDS encoding hypothetical protein (putative), with the protein MNLVRQLFIFSHRRFLGNTVRGPQPKEIAKNVEYAVDFLHKKSYTYQDFKQQCESLRIFVYFGLVGVLSVDLLINPLKSSYWDRFSPLNMFISFFRFFKNSEDDIFRHNGSSSYEQYVRLIR; encoded by the exons ATGAACTTGGTTAGAcagcttttcatttttagtCATAGGAGATTTTTGGGAAATACTGTTAGGGGGCCCCAACCAAAGGAG ATCGCCAAAAACGTAGAATATGCAGTGGACTTCCTTCACAAAAAGTCGTACACCTACCAGGACTTCAAGCAGCAGTGTGAGTCGCTACGGATATTTGTTTACTTCGGATTGGTGGGCGTGTTGTCGGTGGACCTTTTAATAAACCCTTTGAAGTCTTCCTACTGGGatcgtttttcccccctaaATATGTTCATAAGTTTTTTCCGGTTTTTCAAGAACAGCGAAGATGATATTTTCCGGCACAACGGGAGCTCCTCCTACGAGCAGTACGTGCGGCTCATTCGGTAG
- a CDS encoding heat shock protein (putative), translating to DYYSILGVNKDCTTNDLKKAYRKLAMMWHPDKHKDVKSKKEAEEKFKNIAEAYDVLSDEEKRKIYDAYGEEGLKGSIPTGGNTYVYSGVDPSELFSRIFGSDGHFSFSSGFDDDFSPFSTFVNMTSRKARPSTSTNVNNNNYNKPATFEVPLSLTLEELYSGCKKKLKITRKRFMGSKSYEDDNYVTIDVKAGWKDGTKITFYGEGDQLSPMSQPGDLVFKVKTKTHDRFVREANNLIYKCPVPLDKALTGFQFIVKTLDNRDLNVRVDEIVNPQTKKIVSKEGMPSSKMPSTKGDLIVEFDIIFPKSLTAEKKKIIREALINTF from the exons GACTACTATTCCATTCTAGGGGTGAACAAAGATTGCACAACCAATGACCTGAAGAAGGCGTATAGAAAGCTAGCCATGATGTGGCACCCGGACAAACACAAAGATGTGAAGtccaaaaaggaagcagaagaaaaatttaaaaatatcgcAGAGGCTTATGATGTCCTGTCTGATGaggagaagagaaaaatttacgaTGCCTATGGGGAGGAGGGACTCAAGGGTTCCATCCCCACAGGTGGAAACACATACGTCTATAGTGGTGTGGATCCTTCGGAGCTCTTCAGCCGTATTTTTGGCTCAGACGGACACTTCTCCTTCTCGTCCGGTTTTGACGATGATTTCTCTCCCTTCTCCACCTTCGTCAATATGACATCCCGGAAGGCCAGGCCCTCCACCTCCACAA ATGTAAACAACAACAACTACAACAAACCAGCGACCTTCGAAGTGCCTCTCTCGTTGACTCTAGAGGAACTCTACAgtgggtgcaaaaaaaaactaaagaTAACCCGCAAGAGATTCATGGGTTCTAAAAGCTACGAAGATGATAATTACGTAACCATAGATGTAAAGGCAGGCTGGAAGGATGGAACCAAAATCACTTTCTATGGAGAAGGAGACCAACTGTCCCCAATGAGTCAACCAGGTGATTTGgtttttaaagtaaaaacaaaaacacaCGATAGATTTGTACGAGAAGCCAATAACCTAATATACAAGTGTCCGGTACCACTGGATAAAGCTCTAACTGGATTTCAGTTTATTGTCAAGACGTTAGATAACAGAGACTTAAATGTCCGAGTAGACGAAATTGTTAATccccaaacaaaaaaaattgtatctaAAGAAGGTATgccttcttcaaaaatgcCTAGCACTAAGGGAGATCTTATCGTAGAATTTGACATTATATTTCCAAAAAGCTTGActgccgaaaaaaaaaaaatcatacgAGAAGCGCTAATTAATacattctaa
- a CDS encoding hypothetical protein (putative), translating into MRAWDYLTLLKQSTQQFAHWYRTSSIGHRNFVWVFVGCFCGYAYGTLEYMKKKKGKGMYADLIYVDEYIVDENNIRNFEKSYNQLNIHSFKSKGYEYTKLFKAINLSNSPLSYLQLRLWNNRDSYEAYLKSEDIHRLTENMKKQCVFHSADKYETIVDDSI; encoded by the coding sequence ATGCGGGCGTGGGACTACCTGACATTGCTGAAGCAGAGCACGCAGCAGTTTGCCCATTGGTATAGAACATCCAGCATAGGTCATCGGAACTTCGTATGGGTATTCGTTGGATGCTTCTGTGGATATGCTTATGGTACCCTAGagtatatgaagaaaaaaaaagggaagggcATGTATGCTGATTTAATTTATGTTGATGAATATATCGTTGATGAGAACAACATACGAAATTTTGAGAAGAGTTACAACCAGTTGAATATCCATTCGTTTAAGAGTAAAGGATATGAATACACAAAGCTTTTTAAGGCAATAAATTTGAGCAACTCTCCCCTCAGCTATCTTCAGCTGAGGCTGTGGAATAACAGAGACTCCTATGAGGCTTACTTGAAAAGCGAGGACATTCATCGTCTCAcagaaaatatgaagaagcaGTGTGTGTTTCACTCTGCTGATAAGTACGAAACGATTGTGGACGACTCCATT